Proteins from a genomic interval of Acetobacterium woodii DSM 1030:
- a CDS encoding fluoride efflux transporter FluC, with translation MRKYYFIAAGGAVGALLRFKLKTAPNLFLSSDLLLNFSYNILLINLFGCLLLGILNAIFSKTDRISDDVKLGVTAGFVGAFTTFSTFCKESMTILDTGFISAFCYYVGASLILGVVAVSIGHVIGHRILHPIGQNIVSRFGYDYN, from the coding sequence ATGCGAAAATACTATTTCATTGCCGCTGGCGGTGCCGTTGGCGCTCTGCTCCGGTTTAAACTAAAAACCGCTCCCAACCTGTTTTTATCTTCCGATCTTTTATTAAATTTCTCCTATAACATCTTATTAATCAATCTTTTCGGATGTTTATTATTAGGGATTCTCAATGCTATTTTTTCTAAAACCGATCGTATCAGCGATGATGTTAAACTGGGTGTAACTGCCGGTTTCGTTGGTGCTTTCACAACTTTCTCAACATTTTGCAAAGAAAGTATGACTATTTTAGATACTGGTTTTATTAGCGCTTTTTGTTATTATGTTGGCGCTTCCCTTATTTTAGGGGTCGTTGCCGTGTCGATTGGCCATGTGATCGGACATCGGATTCTCCACCCGATTGGTCAAAATATTGTTTCCCGCTTCGGCTATGATTACAACTAA
- the crcB gene encoding fluoride efflux transporter CrcB → MMETLCVILGGALGSTTRFYLGKRFASRHQHFPVGTLIINVSGAFLLGFVSGADLSQLLYGLFAEGFLGAYTTFSTFMYEDFVLLQNHRILSAIFYIVLTILVSLIAFYGGFLISSSF, encoded by the coding sequence ATGATGGAAACTTTATGTGTCATCCTGGGTGGTGCTCTCGGAAGTACGACTCGCTTTTATCTGGGTAAACGATTTGCCTCCCGGCATCAGCATTTTCCGGTCGGTACCTTAATTATTAATGTTTCCGGGGCTTTTCTTCTGGGGTTTGTGTCCGGAGCTGATCTTTCACAACTCTTGTATGGTTTATTTGCCGAAGGATTTTTAGGGGCTTATACCACCTTTTCAACTTTTATGTATGAAGATTTTGTGCTTTTACAAAACCATCGGATTCTCAGTGCCATTTTTTATATTGTCCTTACTATTTTAGTCAGCCTGATTGCTTTTTATGGCGGTTTTTTAATCTCAAGCTCGTTCTAA
- a CDS encoding sensor histidine kinase: MRIFPIQLKKISHKLTVVYALLFFVALVCVNAATLLSIGYYMSQSSIQQLELIDSGLKKEITTLATIPQIDFKNIAQMTNNVDINLIVDGQIVYNTGESYDLPQLTNNATKSIKSTDVGEKELLYLNDQQVLADGKVMTIQIIKDMDNERDYLYVLSGIMLVMDALMLIISILVGYFISKKALNPIDKITSQAKQISASDLTRRIKIKRSDDELSRLADTFNDLIARIQYAYDKQNQFTLDASHELATPLAVIKGYTDLIDRWGKNDPEILNEGIQSIKNELSNMTQLLDTLLFVAKSDNEILKVEKKKFWLNELIEEIVRESKLVTENHVINLDNNDKILITADKRLIKQMLRALIDNSIKYTPLNGTIEMNSQKSKKQAKITISDSGVGIPKDELSHIFDRFYRVDKARSREFGGTGLGLSIVKWIVDNHGGSIDAESDLGKGTKMTISLPLEHS; the protein is encoded by the coding sequence ATGAGGATTTTCCCGATTCAGTTAAAAAAAATATCTCATAAATTAACAGTTGTTTATGCACTTCTTTTTTTTGTTGCACTTGTTTGTGTCAATGCCGCAACACTTTTGAGTATTGGTTACTATATGTCACAATCCTCGATTCAACAGCTTGAGCTGATTGATAGTGGCTTAAAAAAAGAAATTACGACCCTGGCAACGATCCCGCAAATTGATTTTAAAAACATCGCCCAGATGACAAATAACGTTGATATTAATTTAATCGTTGACGGTCAGATTGTCTATAATACCGGAGAGAGTTATGATTTGCCACAGTTAACGAATAACGCTACAAAGTCAATAAAATCGACTGATGTTGGAGAAAAAGAACTATTATATTTAAATGATCAGCAAGTTTTGGCAGATGGCAAGGTGATGACGATTCAAATCATCAAAGATATGGATAATGAACGGGATTATTTATATGTTTTATCCGGAATTATGCTGGTGATGGACGCATTAATGCTAATTATCTCAATTCTTGTTGGTTACTTTATCAGTAAGAAAGCTTTAAATCCGATCGATAAAATAACCAGTCAAGCTAAACAAATCAGCGCCAGCGATTTGACGAGACGGATAAAAATTAAGAGATCGGATGATGAACTGTCACGGTTGGCAGACACCTTTAATGATCTCATCGCAAGAATACAATATGCCTATGACAAACAAAATCAATTTACCCTGGATGCATCCCATGAACTGGCAACTCCGTTGGCCGTAATTAAGGGATATACCGATTTAATCGATCGTTGGGGGAAAAATGATCCGGAAATTTTGAATGAGGGGATTCAATCGATCAAAAATGAATTGTCAAATATGACCCAATTATTGGATACCCTTTTATTTGTTGCTAAAAGTGATAATGAAATCCTGAAGGTTGAAAAGAAAAAATTTTGGCTTAATGAATTGATTGAAGAAATTGTCCGTGAAAGCAAGTTGGTCACAGAAAATCATGTAATTAATTTGGATAATAATGATAAAATATTAATTACCGCTGATAAACGATTAATCAAACAGATGCTGCGGGCACTGATTGATAACAGTATTAAATATACACCATTAAACGGGACGATTGAAATGAATTCACAAAAATCGAAAAAACAAGCAAAAATTACGATTTCCGATTCTGGGGTAGGAATTCCCAAAGACGAACTGTCTCATATTTTTGACCGTTTTTATCGGGTGGACAAAGCGCGATCACGCGAATTTGGGGGAACCGGTCTGGGTTTGTCAATCGTGAAATGGATCGTTGATAATCATGGCGGTTCAATTGATGCTGAAAGTGACCTCGGTAAGGGGACAAAAATGACGATTAGTTTGCCATTAGAGCATAGTTAA
- a CDS encoding class I SAM-dependent methyltransferase, which produces MDDLTKALETFFNHEIFKMILSKPKTKTAEFKKMTISLVNHSYHLEKFTETQVFNENINYEVLKEFLTTALTDSFQQYNGWDDHYEYIIQLSKKGKVSTTKKTIKTPPPKATGHNREKNYLLKEGLVIEPLVDMGIITKDGKIVNSMYDKFKQINRFVEIIDDEIKNIEPGTQLNVIDFGCGKSYLTFVLYYYLTEIKKITVNMVGLDLKKEVIHRCNESAQKYGYDNLRFELGNIDSYKNTFPVDMIITLHACDTATDYALYNAILWKARLIFSVPCCQHELNAQMETSELSILTKYGIIKERTAALMTDAIRASLLEYCGYKVQLLEFVDLAHTPKNILIRAKKVETTEKRKQQALNEVKAIMAKFSLQPTLYELLFGEDTLDK; this is translated from the coding sequence ATGGACGATTTGACAAAAGCGCTTGAGACTTTTTTTAATCATGAAATATTTAAAATGATCTTGAGCAAACCAAAAACGAAAACCGCCGAGTTCAAAAAAATGACAATTAGTTTAGTGAATCATAGCTATCACCTGGAAAAATTCACCGAAACTCAGGTTTTTAATGAAAATATCAATTATGAGGTGTTGAAAGAATTTCTGACTACTGCATTAACAGATTCTTTTCAGCAATATAATGGCTGGGATGATCATTACGAATATATCATTCAACTCAGCAAAAAAGGCAAGGTGTCAACAACAAAAAAGACGATTAAAACGCCTCCGCCCAAAGCAACTGGTCATAATCGTGAAAAAAACTATTTACTTAAAGAAGGTCTGGTCATTGAACCGTTAGTTGATATGGGAATCATTACCAAAGACGGGAAAATTGTCAATAGCATGTATGATAAGTTTAAACAGATTAATCGATTTGTTGAAATAATTGATGATGAAATCAAAAACATTGAGCCGGGAACACAATTGAATGTGATTGACTTTGGCTGCGGAAAATCATATCTGACTTTTGTATTGTATTATTATTTAACTGAAATAAAAAAAATCACGGTCAATATGGTTGGCCTGGACTTAAAAAAAGAAGTGATCCACCGGTGTAATGAAAGTGCTCAGAAGTATGGTTATGACAATCTTCGTTTTGAATTGGGAAATATCGATAGTTATAAAAATACGTTTCCGGTTGATATGATCATTACCCTTCATGCCTGCGATACCGCGACTGACTATGCCTTGTACAATGCTATTTTATGGAAAGCCCGACTGATTTTTTCGGTGCCTTGCTGTCAGCATGAGTTAAATGCGCAAATGGAAACAAGCGAATTATCAATCTTAACCAAATACGGAATTATTAAAGAACGAACCGCGGCATTGATGACCGATGCGATTAGAGCAAGTTTATTAGAATATTGCGGTTATAAGGTACAACTGCTGGAATTTGTCGATTTGGCACATACGCCCAAAAATATTTTAATTCGGGCCAAAAAAGTTGAGACCACCGAAAAAAGAAAACAGCAAGCCTTAAATGAAGTGAAGGCGATCATGGCGAAATTTTCGTTGCAACCAACTTTGTATGAATTATTGTTTGGTGAGGATACGTTAGATAAGTGA